The DNA window ACGCGGCCGTAGCGCCGCCTGAAGAACACCCCGCGGTTGGCGACGACCGTCTCGAGCATCCCGCGGTACCAGCGGCGTCGCTGGCGACCGAGCGTCCGGAGATCCTCCGGGACCTCCGTCCACGCGACCGGCTCCGGGAGGAAATCGACCGTGTACTCCACGTCCTCGTCGGAGAGGTAGCGGTGGAGCCGGACGACCACGTCGAAGTCCTCGGTGACCGTGTCGTGGCGGTAGCCGCCGATCTCGCGGACGCGGTCGGTTCGGAAGACGCCGAAGGCCCCGGAGATGAGCACGAGCCCCTTGAGGCGGCTCAACCCGAGCCGGCCGGAGTAGAACGCGCGGAGGTACTCCATCACCTGGAGCCCGGGGAGCCCGGTCCGCGGGAGGTTGATCTCCTGGACCTCGCCGTCCTCGACGACGCAGTCGTTGGCGACGCGGATCGTCCCCCCGCTGGCGACCGCCTTCTCGGGCTCCTCGAGGAAGGGGCGGACGATCTGCAACAGCGCGTCCCGGTCGATGACCGTGTCTGAGTCGACCGCGCAGAACAGTTCCTGGTCGGTGAGCCACAGTCCCGCGTTGAGCGCGTCGCTTTTCCCGCCGTTCTCCTTGTCGACGACGACGAGGTCCTCGTGACGCGTCGAGCGGTACACCCCGCGGATCGGCTCGGCGGGCACGTCGTAGGGAACCGCCGCGTCGACCCGCTCCAACTCGAACGCCTCGCGGAGCCGGTCCATCGTGGCGTCCGTCGAGCCGTCGTTGACCACGACGACCTCCTGGTCCGGGTAGTTCAGCGTCAGCATCGATCGGACGCTCTCGACGATGCTCGCCGCCTCGTTGTACGCCGGGACGACCATCGCGACGCCGGGGTAGAAGGGGCTGTCGAACGCGCGGAACGGCGGGTTCCACCCCGACTCGCGCACGCTGTCGCGAAGCTCGAAGAGCGCGAGGACGTGGATGAGGAGGTAGCCCGCGTTGACCAGGACGTAGTAGCCGACGATGAACACGCCCGATCCGACGACCAACGCGACCGCGAGGTCCTCGACGGCCGTCATCGGGACGCCCCCTCCCGACCGCGCGGGGCAGTTCCGCGCGCAACGGCTCCCCGTCGGGGGACGTCGCGCGCCAGGTCGTCGAACCGGGCGTGTTCGACGGCCCACGCCCACGCCTCCTCGAATCCGCCGGAAGGATCGCTCCCGAGACCGTCGGGGAGCTCGAGCGACCGCCCGCCCGCGCGGCCGCGGTGTGACAGCACGGCCTCGGCCGCCGCGACGCGGGTCCGCCCGTCGGGCTCCGTGGCCGCGACCGTCCGGAGCGCGGACAGCGCCTCCGGGTCGCCCCACGCGCCGAGCAGCCGGTAGGCGCTCGCCCGGACGACCGGGGAGGGGTCCTCGGTCACCGCGGTCGGGTCGATCCGGGCCCGCAGCGGGCCGTTCCAGCCGTACGCGGCGAGCGCGCGCCAGGCGGCGACTCTGACCCGCTCCTCCGGGCTCGAGACCGCCCCGACGACCCACGAGAGGTCGGCGTCGCCGACGACCGTGTGGAGGTGGCCCGTCACGGACAACACCTGCTGTTGGACCGCGGGGTCCCACCCGTCGAACTCGGCCGCGGCCCGGTCGAAGAGCGGTCCGGGATCGGTCTCGCCGACCCGATGCAGCGTGTCGATCCCGAACACGGAGAAGGCGGAGGGGTCGTCGCCGAGGAGGAGGTCGACGCCCGTCGT is part of the Halorubrum aethiopicum genome and encodes:
- a CDS encoding HEAT repeat domain-containing protein — encoded protein: MYATVSRRAVVPPRPELPVGTAPTAAQADLPSLAISVGVVVLGSLLLSAVLVTVGYSILAARRRRRREPIRADLRSELLERLYGREDPGWEGWVASLSAVRRDELESLLDVYLRQIEGRDAERLAGLGTALGIPERSRREIREGDYWDRLGALTWLALLRDPPDRALLEAHCTGTPRERAAAVRVLYASDAPDLATTGVDLLLGDDPSAFSVFGIDTLHRVGETDPGPLFDRAAAEFDGWDPAVQQQVLSVTGHLHTVVGDADLSWVVGAVSSPEERVRVAAWRALAAYGWNGPLRARIDPTAVTEDPSPVVRASAYRLLGAWGDPEALSALRTVAATEPDGRTRVAAAEAVLSHRGRAGGRSLELPDGLGSDPSGGFEEAWAWAVEHARFDDLARDVPRRGAVARGTAPRGREGASR